A single candidate division WOR-3 bacterium DNA region contains:
- a CDS encoding efflux RND transporter periplasmic adaptor subunit: MRKVFITLIIIAVLIIGFIIRIAVLKSGSRASEEVAEIAVEVVRVKRGDVKNTYELLGTINADKTAQVFPETMGRITRIYVKEGSYVAKNTHLMALRNETVGFNYEEGYIKAPISGNVARILVNVGSMVTPQTPVAMVVEFSTVKVVFNIAEDLIGSIFKGSRVEIRVDPFPDDVFSGKISEISPVIDPRTRTVAVKAVVKNSKKLLKPGMTARITITLDEKKDVIAVPRDALLDDYLFVVSNDKAERRDVKIGLVGDENVEIISGVKPGEAVIIVGQERLAGGESVAPIVRGE, from the coding sequence ATGCGCAAAGTTTTTATTACATTGATAATAATTGCTGTTTTAATTATCGGTTTCATAATCAGAATCGCGGTATTGAAGAGCGGCTCCCGGGCAAGTGAGGAGGTGGCGGAGATCGCGGTCGAGGTTGTTCGTGTGAAGAGAGGCGATGTCAAAAACACTTACGAACTCCTTGGCACAATCAATGCCGATAAAACAGCACAGGTCTTTCCAGAGACCATGGGCAGGATCACCAGAATTTATGTCAAAGAAGGAAGTTATGTCGCCAAAAACACCCACCTTATGGCGTTGAGGAACGAAACGGTCGGTTTTAATTATGAAGAAGGGTATATTAAAGCTCCGATTTCCGGAAATGTCGCCCGAATTCTCGTCAATGTCGGGTCCATGGTGACCCCGCAGACACCGGTGGCGATGGTTGTTGAATTCTCGACGGTCAAGGTGGTTTTTAACATTGCAGAAGACCTGATAGGTTCTATCTTCAAGGGAAGCAGGGTGGAGATAAGGGTGGATCCGTTTCCTGATGATGTATTCAGCGGTAAGATATCAGAGATCAGTCCGGTGATCGACCCCAGAACCCGGACCGTTGCGGTGAAAGCGGTTGTTAAGAACAGTAAAAAGCTGTTGAAACCCGGGATGACGGCGCGGATTACCATTACCCTCGACGAAAAGAAAGATGTAATCGCTGTGCCGCGCGACGCCCTGCTCGATGACTATCTCTTTGTGGTGTCAAATGACAAGGCAGAACGTCGGGACGTCAAGATCGGTTTGGTCGGTGATGAGAACGTTGAAATCATCTCCGGAGTCAAACCGGGTGAAGCGGTTATTATTGTAGGACAGGAACGGCTGGCGGGCGGAGAGAGTGTGGCACCAATCGTAAGGGGTGAGTGA
- a CDS encoding radical SAM protein: MRYYGTVIRPPSEAASYLLQITYGCSHNKCTFCPTYLDKPFKVRPQHEVFEDIQEAQRLMPDTRRVFLCDGNAMVLNTEYLTNVLKALETAFPALQRVGIYANAHDILRKSIKELRTLVAHRLTIIYIGLESGSDKVLKKVCKGATAREIIQAVQKAQQAGFKVSVIALLGLGGTDLWKEHAVSTGRAISEMNPRYFSLLTLMLVPGTILYEQQQKGDFILPDPLTMLKEMRVIIEHTEMKRGCIFRSNHASNYLPLAGTLPKDKTRLLETIDLALKSGTQSLRPEYLRGL, translated from the coding sequence ATGCGTTATTACGGTACTGTAATCAGACCGCCGAGCGAGGCGGCGAGTTATCTTCTGCAGATAACCTACGGGTGTTCACATAATAAATGCACCTTCTGCCCTACTTATCTTGACAAACCATTTAAAGTCCGTCCCCAGCATGAAGTATTTGAAGACATTCAAGAAGCGCAACGTTTGATGCCCGACACCCGCCGGGTATTTCTCTGCGACGGCAATGCAATGGTGCTGAATACCGAATATCTTACGAACGTTTTGAAAGCTCTTGAAACGGCTTTTCCCGCGCTGCAGAGGGTGGGTATATATGCAAACGCACACGATATCCTCCGTAAATCCATCAAAGAACTACGCACCCTCGTCGCGCATCGTCTCACGATAATCTACATCGGCCTTGAAAGCGGCAGTGATAAAGTTCTGAAAAAGGTCTGTAAAGGCGCAACCGCCCGGGAGATAATCCAGGCCGTTCAAAAAGCACAGCAAGCAGGATTCAAGGTTTCTGTCATCGCTCTGCTCGGCCTTGGTGGAACTGATTTATGGAAAGAACACGCTGTATCAACAGGCAGAGCGATCAGCGAGATGAATCCCCGCTACTTTTCTCTCCTTACCCTGATGCTCGTTCCAGGTACGATTCTTTACGAACAGCAACAAAAAGGGGATTTCATTCTACCCGATCCTCTTACCATGTTAAAGGAAATGCGCGTGATCATCGAACATACTGAGATGAAAAGAGGTTGTATTTTCCGCAGCAACCACGCATCAAACTATCTACCACTGGCAGGCACCTTGCCTAAAGACAAAACACGCCTGCTTGAAACAATCGATCTTGCCCTTAAATCGGGTACGCAGTCATTACGGCCTGAGTATTTGAGGGGATTATAA
- a CDS encoding T9SS C-terminal target domain-containing protein — MMNKRIVMIFLLSCLSSSMLFGINWQTKAAMPTPRSFLGVATVGEKVYVVGGEDTNGEIDSLEVYDATADTWISSTSLPAAVSTFGIGVVGGKLYVIGGQTLFHSGWTAVNEEGTVVVGAAETDCCFSNETFKLMVQPNPFQNRTEIKIQPFYNLGDGVQTSTFKLEILSSNGRTVKRLTDACFSEKTIIPWDGTDEKGRSVPAGVYFVRISGENYRLTEKVVLIR, encoded by the coding sequence ATGATGAATAAAAGAATTGTTATGATATTTTTATTGAGCTGTTTGTCGTCTTCAATGTTGTTCGGCATTAACTGGCAAACAAAAGCGGCTATGCCCACGCCGCGGAGCTTCTTGGGCGTGGCTACGGTTGGAGAAAAAGTCTATGTCGTCGGTGGCGAAGATACCAATGGAGAGATAGACAGTCTGGAAGTCTATGATGCGACCGCTGATACCTGGATATCCAGTACTTCACTGCCCGCAGCAGTGAGCACATTCGGGATCGGAGTGGTCGGCGGCAAACTTTATGTAATCGGCGGACAGACTTTGTTCCACAGCGGCTGGACAGCGGTAAATGAAGAGGGGACGGTCGTAGTCGGCGCAGCAGAGACTGATTGTTGTTTTTCCAATGAGACTTTCAAGTTGATGGTTCAACCGAATCCTTTTCAAAACAGAACCGAGATCAAGATTCAGCCGTTTTATAATTTGGGTGATGGAGTGCAGACGTCGACTTTTAAACTGGAAATTCTCAGCAGTAACGGCCGGACAGTCAAAAGATTAACAGATGCCTGTTTTTCCGAGAAAACGATCATACCATGGGATGGCACAGATGAAAAAGGTCGATCGGTTCCAGCTGGTGTTTATTTTGTGCGGATATCAGGAGAGAATTACAGGTTAACCGAGAAAGTTGTTCTTATAAGATAA
- a CDS encoding efflux RND transporter permease subunit, which translates to MNLTDLSIKRPLAVSMVFLGVIIFGAISVMNLPVDLFPNITFPMMIVLTTYPGAGPEEIETQITEPLEKTLGTVNNLDKITSKTSENISNIFLQFDWGTDVDAASNDVRDKLGFVLPYLPDGADYPLIFKFDISQQPVVMYNISGDIDPLELEAIANDIADRIQRVGGVAASYAMGGTQREIQIVLDPMKLKGTGITPEQIMRTIQAHNINYPIGSVETGKKVYILRTTGQYSDLDEIRNTVVGNNNGVPILLSQVATVESRAAEIKSIARTNGVQSIWGMVQKRSDANSVNVGTRAVKELEKIEKELPPGVKIDVMFNQADYIMRSVKSTANTLILGAILAVIILFLFLANFRSTIYMAVAIPIAVFFALFFMYLFKMSLNIISLGGLTIAIGMVLDSAIVVFEAIFRQKEKGVEPKTAASKGAREVSAAITASTLTTVAVFLPLLLVKGFASVFFKPLALTVTFALGSSLIVALTIIPMLSVRFGTIDIKKQKKGFSTRVRGFYERIENLYARIIQWALGHRKTVIFGTISVFLISLVLIPFIGTELSPETDRGEIIIKAEMPVGMNLWVTDSAVRKLEQIIFKEVPELEILSTSIGSGEGGFTSLFASNPGPHAAQIWLELVYREKRKRSIKDIQRDLRPKISNIPGLKVSFAQNEFQQMFGGKPIIIKIFGYDRAEAKLLSDTLMERLKSVKGLVNLESNLKEGKPEFRLIIDRQKAANFGLTPYQIGSAIRARIEGVVASQFRQQGEEYDIKIQFDKRYRDDLKKIQMMTITTPVGEVPIKNFIKDTIAVGPVEIEHEDNYRVVTISGDVEGRDPGSVGRDVQKIINSIEKPADFQIELSGGFEEMQSTFRDLGLVILLAFVLVYMIMVGQFESFKEPFIIIFTIPLAIIGVLWMLFFTGTTINMQSLMGVLLLGGIVVNNAIVYITYTNQLRREHGMPLVKAVVEAGRVRLRPILMTAFTTTFGLIPMALAMGAGNELRAPMARSVIGGLVLSTFLTLVFIPVLYTLFERQEK; encoded by the coding sequence ATGAATTTAACGGATCTTTCAATAAAAAGACCGCTTGCTGTTTCAATGGTGTTTTTGGGAGTTATTATTTTCGGGGCGATTTCCGTAATGAATTTACCGGTCGATCTCTTTCCCAATATTACTTTTCCGATGATGATCGTGCTGACGACCTATCCGGGTGCCGGACCCGAAGAGATTGAAACACAGATCACCGAACCTCTGGAGAAGACTCTCGGAACGGTCAATAATCTCGATAAAATAACTTCGAAGACCTCAGAGAATATTTCCAATATCTTCCTCCAATTTGATTGGGGCACAGATGTCGATGCAGCATCTAATGATGTAAGGGATAAACTCGGTTTTGTTTTACCGTATTTACCGGACGGCGCGGATTATCCCTTGATTTTCAAATTTGATATATCCCAGCAACCTGTGGTGATGTATAATATCTCGGGTGATATCGATCCCCTGGAACTCGAAGCGATCGCCAATGATATTGCGGACCGCATCCAGCGGGTCGGCGGCGTCGCGGCGTCTTATGCAATGGGCGGGACCCAGCGTGAGATTCAGATTGTTCTTGACCCGATGAAGTTAAAAGGCACCGGTATAACTCCGGAACAGATTATGCGGACGATTCAGGCACATAATATCAATTATCCAATCGGCAGTGTGGAGACCGGCAAAAAAGTCTATATCCTGCGGACGACCGGTCAGTACTCTGACCTCGATGAAATTCGAAATACTGTGGTGGGGAACAATAACGGGGTTCCCATACTTTTATCACAGGTTGCAACGGTTGAATCCCGGGCGGCTGAGATAAAATCGATCGCCCGTACCAATGGTGTTCAATCAATATGGGGTATGGTGCAGAAACGGAGTGATGCAAATTCAGTAAATGTCGGCACCAGAGCGGTGAAAGAACTTGAAAAGATCGAAAAAGAATTGCCTCCCGGTGTTAAGATTGATGTTATGTTCAATCAGGCTGATTATATCATGCGTTCGGTGAAGAGTACAGCCAATACTTTGATTCTCGGAGCAATCCTCGCCGTGATCATACTTTTTCTGTTTCTGGCGAACTTCCGTTCGACGATCTATATGGCGGTGGCGATTCCGATCGCGGTCTTCTTCGCCCTGTTCTTTATGTATCTTTTTAAGATGAGTTTGAATATTATATCTCTGGGAGGATTGACGATCGCCATCGGCATGGTGCTTGATTCCGCAATCGTTGTTTTCGAAGCGATTTTCCGCCAGAAAGAAAAGGGCGTCGAACCCAAGACAGCAGCGAGTAAAGGGGCGCGTGAAGTGAGTGCCGCGATCACCGCCTCGACCCTGACCACGGTTGCGGTCTTTTTGCCGTTGCTTCTGGTTAAAGGATTCGCTTCAGTCTTTTTTAAACCCCTTGCCTTGACCGTGACTTTTGCCCTGGGTTCTTCTCTTATCGTCGCCTTAACCATCATCCCCATGCTCTCGGTCCGTTTCGGAACGATCGATATTAAAAAACAGAAAAAAGGTTTCAGTACGCGCGTTCGCGGATTCTATGAGAGGATAGAAAATCTCTATGCACGTATTATCCAGTGGGCGCTCGGTCACCGTAAGACTGTTATCTTTGGAACGATCAGTGTATTTCTTATCAGTTTAGTGCTTATTCCATTTATCGGTACAGAATTGAGTCCTGAGACCGATCGGGGTGAGATCATAATAAAGGCTGAAATGCCGGTGGGAATGAATCTCTGGGTCACTGATAGTGCCGTGCGTAAACTTGAACAAATTATTTTCAAAGAAGTACCTGAACTGGAGATTCTTTCGACCTCGATCGGCAGTGGAGAAGGCGGATTTACAAGCCTTTTCGCCAGTAATCCCGGTCCCCACGCCGCCCAGATCTGGCTGGAACTTGTTTATCGGGAAAAGCGTAAACGTTCGATCAAAGATATCCAGCGGGACCTGCGGCCCAAGATCAGCAACATCCCCGGTTTGAAAGTGAGCTTTGCACAGAATGAATTTCAGCAGATGTTCGGCGGTAAACCCATCATCATCAAGATCTTCGGTTATGACCGTGCTGAGGCGAAGTTGTTGTCTGATACTCTGATGGAAAGGTTGAAATCTGTGAAGGGGTTGGTCAATCTTGAATCAAACTTAAAAGAAGGAAAACCTGAATTCAGACTGATAATCGACCGTCAGAAAGCGGCGAACTTTGGTTTGACTCCGTATCAGATCGGCAGTGCGATACGGGCGCGCATTGAGGGAGTGGTCGCCAGTCAATTCCGCCAGCAGGGTGAGGAGTACGACATAAAGATACAATTCGACAAAAGATATCGGGATGACTTGAAGAAAATACAGATGATGACCATAACAACGCCGGTCGGTGAGGTGCCGATCAAGAACTTTATAAAAGATACAATTGCAGTAGGCCCCGTGGAGATCGAACACGAAGACAATTATCGGGTGGTGACGATCAGCGGTGATGTTGAGGGCCGTGACCCTGGAAGTGTGGGCCGTGATGTTCAGAAAATAATTAACAGTATTGAAAAACCGGCTGATTTCCAGATCGAGCTGAGCGGCGGTTTTGAAGAGATGCAGTCGACATTCCGCGACCTCGGGCTTGTCATCCTTCTCGCTTTTGTGCTCGTTTATATGATAATGGTCGGACAGTTCGAGTCTTTCAAAGAGCCGTTTATAATAATATTTACAATTCCCCTGGCGATTATCGGAGTACTCTGGATGCTCTTCTTCACCGGCACCACGATTAATATGCAGAGTCTGATGGGAGTGTTGTTGCTCGGTGGTATTGTGGTGAATAATGCGATTGTTTATATCACTTACACAAACCAGTTGCGACGGGAGCATGGAATGCCGCTGGTTAAGGCGGTGGTCGAGGCCGGTCGGGTGCGGCTCAGGCCGATTCTTATGACCGCATTCACCACGACATTTGGGCTTATTCCAATGGCACTGGCAATGGGTGCGGGTAATGAACTGCGCGCACCGATGGCGCGGTCGGTTATCGGCGGTCTTGTCCTTTCAACCTTTTTAACGCTGGTCTTTATTCCGGTCCTCTACACGCTCTTTGAGCGGCAAGAGAAATAA
- a CDS encoding TonB-dependent receptor, which translates to MCCRIQRPFVHLCGVGFINIKDQRSIMNKIIFILLPLFLFGGTVGKISGTVKDAETNEPLVGVDVFIPDLGIGGATDENGYYFILNVPPGTYEVEASMIGYRAEIKQQVQVYTDRTTLLNFELQTTVIEMENPVVVVAERPIIEVDMTSKEARITRSEMDILPVEKPLEVIVLQGGVTTDGAGELHIRGGRSGELAYYIDGIEVSNPLLGSSPIFDKNIISEMSLLSGTFNAEYGNVMSGVVNIVTPEGGERISTYLEYTSFMLNPSPYRKKDWMNSLDSTAYDAHRDSSDISEYNPQYLDAPFLGEINAAVMGPIPFDRRLKFSFSGNYSNEESYLPFGYESSYSLNGKLTRKFGGNLKLFIDGQYVNEETQNYSHRYKYIYENYLVTTRKNLRAIVGINHAPAGSFFYNLRVGYLVDSVETAVPGLSDDTIIEPVYDNYSEFYVSGYPIYRQFATTKQYVVKMDFTLHFARVHNLKWGIEHNHHDFFLDKREQLFTRGAVVYQNYQRTPMDGAVFLQDKIEHRSLVANLGLRFDYCFPKTVMWEDIEDPTSPSTEVEPKYQLSPRFGLSHPITDNAMLHFAYGYFFQMPPYEIMYFNGNYIAHPESIPRYGLVGNPRIEPQRTTAYEVGIKYAIQQIYGVDITLFLKDIKNLLATTEVRSFPYDYIIYTNDDFGSVQGIDVTINRKVVSHFGFSFNYTYQVARGNHSFAMQGFYDVYTGMPERLKEYFLDFDRRHTLSSNLKILFGQGGGLSFNVTAASGLPYTPYISEGVVVEQNSARMGWEYSFDAIAYQGFKIGGTVLEFFVKGTNLTDHKNPLYVYPRSGEPWDSGESEGGLMGSKDYIMNPSYVGPRRAVKAGMRIKLQ; encoded by the coding sequence ATGTGTTGCAGAATACAAAGGCCGTTCGTGCACCTTTGTGGTGTCGGTTTTATTAATATCAAAGATCAAAGGAGCATTATGAACAAAATAATTTTTATCTTATTACCGCTTTTTCTTTTCGGAGGTACCGTAGGTAAAATAAGTGGAACAGTAAAGGATGCTGAAACCAATGAACCCCTTGTCGGTGTTGATGTCTTTATTCCTGACCTGGGGATCGGAGGTGCCACTGATGAAAACGGTTATTATTTCATCCTGAATGTTCCGCCGGGTACCTATGAGGTTGAAGCTTCGATGATTGGATATCGAGCTGAGATTAAACAGCAGGTTCAGGTCTACACGGATAGAACCACCTTGTTGAATTTCGAATTACAGACCACTGTGATTGAGATGGAGAATCCAGTTGTCGTTGTCGCGGAGCGTCCGATTATTGAGGTCGATATGACTTCCAAAGAGGCACGGATAACACGCAGTGAAATGGATATCTTGCCCGTTGAAAAACCACTGGAGGTGATTGTACTTCAAGGAGGAGTGACGACCGACGGCGCCGGTGAACTTCATATACGTGGGGGACGAAGCGGGGAGCTCGCTTATTACATCGACGGTATTGAGGTGTCGAATCCACTGCTGGGAAGCAGTCCGATTTTTGATAAGAATATTATTTCTGAAATGTCGCTCCTGTCAGGCACCTTTAATGCCGAATACGGTAATGTGATGAGTGGTGTAGTTAACATCGTAACCCCGGAAGGCGGGGAGAGGATTTCTACTTATCTTGAATATACTTCTTTCATGCTCAATCCATCACCATACAGAAAAAAAGATTGGATGAACAGCCTTGACAGCACCGCATATGACGCCCATCGGGATTCATCGGACATCTCCGAGTATAACCCTCAATATTTAGATGCTCCGTTTCTTGGAGAGATAAACGCCGCGGTTATGGGGCCGATTCCCTTTGACCGGCGTTTAAAGTTTTCCTTCAGCGGCAACTATTCAAATGAGGAATCGTATCTGCCGTTCGGCTACGAATCTTCTTATTCTCTGAACGGTAAATTAACCAGGAAATTCGGCGGGAATCTTAAGCTTTTCATTGACGGACAATATGTAAATGAAGAGACACAGAATTATAGTCATCGTTATAAATATATCTATGAAAACTATCTTGTAACCACCAGGAAGAATTTGCGGGCGATCGTCGGAATCAACCATGCCCCCGCTGGTTCGTTTTTCTACAACCTCCGTGTCGGATACCTTGTAGACAGCGTCGAAACAGCGGTGCCCGGTCTAAGTGATGATACCATTATTGAACCGGTATATGACAACTATTCTGAATTCTATGTTTCCGGATATCCGATATACAGACAATTCGCAACGACGAAGCAGTATGTCGTTAAAATGGATTTCACTCTTCATTTCGCCAGAGTGCACAACCTGAAATGGGGGATCGAACATAATCACCATGATTTTTTTCTTGATAAACGTGAGCAACTTTTTACGAGAGGGGCGGTGGTTTATCAAAATTATCAACGAACTCCTATGGATGGTGCGGTTTTCCTGCAGGATAAAATCGAACATCGTTCTTTAGTGGCGAATTTAGGTTTACGTTTTGATTACTGCTTCCCGAAGACGGTTATGTGGGAGGACATTGAAGACCCCACATCTCCGTCCACAGAGGTGGAACCTAAATATCAATTGTCCCCGCGCTTCGGCTTGTCCCATCCGATTACGGATAATGCGATGTTGCATTTTGCCTATGGGTATTTCTTCCAGATGCCTCCTTATGAGATAATGTATTTTAACGGTAACTACATCGCCCACCCCGAAAGTATACCTCGTTATGGATTGGTCGGTAATCCACGTATCGAACCGCAACGGACCACGGCATATGAAGTTGGAATTAAATATGCGATTCAGCAGATCTACGGTGTTGATATTACACTCTTCCTCAAAGATATCAAAAATTTACTTGCCACCACCGAGGTGAGAAGTTTCCCTTACGATTACATCATATATACAAATGATGATTTCGGCAGTGTTCAGGGTATTGATGTTACGATAAATCGGAAGGTCGTTTCACACTTCGGTTTCAGTTTCAATTATACCTATCAGGTGGCACGGGGGAATCATTCTTTTGCAATGCAGGGATTTTATGATGTATACACCGGGATGCCGGAAAGATTGAAAGAATATTTCCTTGATTTTGACCGCCGACACACCTTGTCGAGTAATCTTAAAATTCTCTTCGGACAAGGAGGGGGATTGAGTTTCAATGTCACCGCTGCCAGTGGTTTGCCGTATACTCCGTATATCAGCGAAGGTGTTGTTGTCGAACAGAATTCAGCAAGGATGGGATGGGAATATTCGTTTGACGCCATTGCATATCAGGGGTTCAAAATAGGCGGAACTGTGTTGGAATTTTTTGTGAAAGGGACGAATCTGACAGATCATAAAAATCCTCTTTATGTCTATCCAAGAAGTGGTGAACCATGGGATTCAGGCGAGTCAGAAGGCGGGCTTATGGGTTCAAAGGACTACATAATGAATCCTTCTTATGTCGGTCCCCGTCGTGCCGTTAAGGCGGGGATGAGAATAAAATTACAATAA
- a CDS encoding TetR/AcrR family transcriptional regulator: protein MKKRETTVRHKIIKCALRIFSKKGYFRTTVEDIARAAHIAKGTVYLYFNDKESIYIAAINEHLNNATALFNRIAVQPGSATEKMNRISESFVNYLEKMKVSHPMFTFENIHLSSKVLKKLKQIITPRLTEMTKSLSRIIKQGIEQGEFREVDPDVAAFYFLVTMRTVFLGNLIIPEADFGSEVVLQLFFEGLKQRR from the coding sequence ATGAAGAAGAGAGAGACAACAGTCAGGCATAAGATAATAAAGTGCGCCCTGAGGATTTTTTCGAAAAAGGGGTATTTCAGGACCACGGTCGAGGATATCGCCAGGGCGGCGCATATCGCCAAGGGAACGGTTTATCTCTATTTTAATGATAAAGAATCCATATATATCGCCGCAATAAACGAACACCTCAACAATGCGACAGCATTATTCAACCGGATCGCGGTCCAGCCGGGCTCGGCGACCGAAAAGATGAATCGAATTTCCGAGAGTTTTGTCAATTATTTAGAAAAGATGAAAGTTTCCCACCCGATGTTTACATTTGAGAATATTCATCTGTCGAGCAAGGTTTTAAAGAAGTTGAAGCAGATTATAACTCCCAGATTGACTGAGATGACAAAGAGCCTCAGCCGGATCATCAAGCAAGGTATTGAGCAGGGCGAATTCCGTGAGGTGGATCCGGATGTCGCGGCGTTCTATTTTCTCGTTACGATGAGGACTGTTTTTTTGGGGAATTTAATCATACCCGAAGCCGATTTCGGCTCAGAGGTCGTTCTGCAGTTATTTTTTGAAGGGCTAAAGCAAAGGAGGTAG
- a CDS encoding TolC family protein, producing MSVILILLISISGGDTLHFTLVQAVDYALENNPEIEQLELEYARAQTGVNKAISAFYPSISATGGYAYLTDVPVFQLDSMPIPMGQNENYSLQVSLQQVLFAWGKIYNAYKISDLGKEIAELKLVRKKQELRCAVSDAFYGLLVLEDMVQVSQKSLAQLKRHARAVEERYKAGLVSQFDLLRARVQVSNLKPRVIKAEHGLNLAREGFKMLLGMDLAADFTISGELKMVDEDFVLEELVDEALLNRIELKNLMKVKEIARLNEAIMRRSNLPVVVAGATYERKKPFSFTSGEWGSNVIFNIGFQVPIFTGFKNFYQQRDAALQLREAELALENLKKAIRLEVKKAYLNFVAAKEALLTAEKNVSQAEKAFEIIEKRYKNGLATNLEYMDAQLAAMQARTNYLSALKDYYSSKAEIQKAIGKEE from the coding sequence ATGTCAGTAATTTTAATTTTGCTTATAAGTATCAGTGGTGGTGATACCCTCCATTTCACTTTGGTTCAGGCGGTTGATTATGCATTGGAGAATAATCCTGAAATCGAGCAGCTTGAGCTCGAGTATGCAAGAGCACAGACCGGTGTCAATAAAGCAATCTCGGCGTTTTATCCCAGCATCTCCGCAACCGGCGGATACGCTTATCTGACCGATGTCCCGGTGTTTCAGCTTGACAGTATGCCGATACCAATGGGACAGAATGAAAACTACAGTCTGCAGGTTTCCCTGCAGCAGGTGCTCTTTGCCTGGGGTAAGATTTATAATGCTTATAAGATTTCTGATCTGGGGAAAGAGATCGCCGAGCTCAAACTGGTTCGTAAAAAGCAAGAACTCCGTTGTGCTGTGAGCGATGCTTTTTACGGTCTTCTGGTGCTCGAAGACATGGTTCAGGTTTCACAAAAGAGCCTTGCTCAGCTTAAGCGCCATGCCCGGGCTGTTGAAGAACGCTATAAAGCAGGGCTGGTATCGCAGTTTGATCTACTGCGGGCGCGGGTTCAGGTTTCAAATTTAAAACCCCGGGTCATCAAGGCCGAACACGGATTAAATCTCGCCCGTGAGGGATTCAAGATGCTGCTGGGTATGGATTTGGCAGCCGACTTCACTATTTCCGGAGAGCTGAAGATGGTTGATGAAGATTTTGTTCTTGAGGAGTTGGTCGACGAAGCACTCCTTAATCGAATAGAGCTCAAAAATTTGATGAAAGTAAAGGAAATCGCACGGTTGAACGAAGCGATTATGCGTCGCTCCAATCTTCCCGTGGTCGTCGCCGGAGCGACCTATGAGCGTAAAAAACCATTCAGTTTTACGAGCGGCGAATGGGGTTCTAATGTTATATTCAACATCGGTTTCCAGGTTCCGATATTCACCGGTTTTAAAAATTTCTACCAGCAAAGAGATGCGGCGTTGCAATTGCGGGAGGCTGAGCTTGCACTGGAAAATTTGAAGAAGGCGATAAGGCTTGAAGTCAAAAAAGCATATTTGAATTTTGTTGCGGCAAAAGAGGCACTCCTCACCGCCGAAAAGAATGTAAGTCAGGCGGAAAAGGCATTTGAAATTATTGAAAAACGTTACAAGAACGGGCTTGCGACAAATCTTGAATATATGGATGCCCAGCTTGCCGCAATGCAGGCACGAACAAATTACCTCTCAGCATTGAAGGATTATTATAGCTCCAAGGCTGAGATTCAGAAAGCAATCGGTAAGGAGGAATAG
- a CDS encoding Crp/Fnr family transcriptional regulator, with amino-acid sequence MVEGMERKLNPGDVLFEEGDKGDVMYLIREGKIKITKGKGEDEKVLAVLKEGDFFGEMAIIDGSPRSASAIATTPVSLLVIDKETFKSKIKENPLIEYVLETLSRRLRTTDEQIRLLTIKSEERRVVAYIITKAKEIGKKTDQGIEISPFSYENLAHITGIEEGKIKNYVENLEKANLITLKDNAVIIKGIEDLDDYLRYIALKEKFEKP; translated from the coding sequence ATGGTCGAAGGAATGGAAAGGAAACTTAATCCTGGTGATGTTCTATTTGAAGAAGGTGATAAGGGTGATGTGATGTATCTTATTCGCGAGGGAAAAATAAAGATTACCAAAGGGAAAGGTGAGGATGAAAAAGTCCTGGCAGTGCTCAAAGAAGGTGATTTTTTCGGTGAAATGGCGATTATCGACGGTTCTCCCCGCTCAGCCTCAGCGATCGCGACGACCCCGGTCTCCCTGCTGGTCATCGACAAAGAAACCTTCAAATCAAAGATTAAAGAAAACCCTCTTATTGAATATGTACTGGAAACACTCTCGAGAAGGCTGCGCACAACCGACGAGCAGATAAGATTATTAACCATAAAAAGTGAAGAACGAAGGGTTGTGGCGTATATAATAACCAAAGCCAAGGAAATCGGGAAAAAGACCGATCAGGGCATCGAAATCAGCCCCTTCTCTTATGAGAATCTTGCTCATATTACGGGTATTGAAGAAGGAAAGATCAAGAACTATGTCGAGAATCTGGAAAAGGCAAACTTAATTACGCTTAAGGATAATGCTGTAATAATCAAAGGAATTGAAGATTTAGATGATTATCTGAGATATATCGCATTAAAGGAGAAATTCGAAAAGCCGTAA